In Hymenobacter volaticus, the genomic window GCTGGGCATGGAACGAGCCTTCGGAGCCAGTAAAGCCCTGCACAATCACTTTAGAATCCTTGTTGACCAGAACACTCATGTAGAGAGGGGGTTAAAGATAGGTTGCGGTTGGGGGTGCAAAAAAGGTGCTGTGAAAGCAGCCGGTGCGCAAAAGTAGCCTTTTTTGGGCCGGTGGCAAGTCACAAGCTGATTCCCTCCTAATGCGTAGCTAGCCAAACCTGCTGCTGAGCAAATCTGCATGGATAAGAAATCCTCTTAGCGTCTTACTAAGAGTACGATGTGCTTCTATGTTGCACAATAAGGTCTAGAGGGAAGCGGCGGCGCATGAAAAAGAACTGCGCAATAAATTGATTTAACTGTAAGCCCAGCGCAACAAAAGCGACTGACCTAAAGCTGCGGCTACCGAACCATTGGAGGTATATATGATCTGAGGTAATAACTAGGGAACTATGTATCTGGTAATTTACCTAACCCTACGACGCCTTGCTGTCAATCAACCAGGGGCAAGCTCTGCAGCTAGATAGCAATGTGGGCGGTCTTCCAATGAGTGCAATGCCAAACGGACGCGCCAGGCAATTGCAACAAGTATTTAATTTCTAGGGTTATAACACGGGGCAACTTGCGAAACGACGCAACTCCCTGAGGCTACCACGGCAAATCCGTACCTTTGTGGCCCCCTCATTAACAATTCCCCTCTCATGTACCTGAATAATATAGTCGAAGCCATCGGCAATACGCCGCTGGTGCGGCTCAACAAGGTTACGGACGGTATCAAAGGTACCGTTCTGGCCAAAGTAGAATACTTCAACCCCGGCAACTCCGTGAAAGACCGCATGGCGGTACGGATGATCGAGGACGCCGAAAAAGCGGGCATCCTCAAGCCTGGCGGTACTATTGTAGAAGGCACTTCCGGCAACACCGGAATGGGGTTGGCGTTGGCCGCTATTTCCAAAGGCTACAAGTGCATCTTTGTGATGAGCGACAAGCAAAGCAAGGAAAAGCAAGATATCCTACGGGCGGTGGGTGCCGAAGTGGTAATCTGCCCCGTTGACGTAGAGCCTGACGACCCACGCTCTTACTACTCAGTGGCGCGCCGCATCACGGCCGAAACACCCAACTCCTTCTACCCGAACCAGTACGATAACCTGTCGAACACGGCCGCGCACTACGAAAATACCGGCCCTGAACTCTGGAAACAGACGGATGGCAAAATTACGCACTTCGCATGCGGAGTGGGTACCGGCGGTACCATTTGCGGCACTTCCAAGTATTTGAAAGAACAAAATCCCGACCTCGTATCGGTTGGTATCGACACCTACGGGTCGGTTTTCAAGAAGTATAAGGAGACCGGGATTTTCGACAAAAACGAAATCTATCCTTACAAGACCGAGGGCATTGGCGAAGATATTTTGCCTAAGAATGTTAACTTCGATGTCATTGATCTGTTCATCAAAGTCACAGACCAAGACGGAGCCGTCATGACGCGCCGCCTAGCGAAGGAAGAGGGTTTGTTCGTCGGATGGTCTTGCGGCTCGGCAGTGTACGGGGCGCTGGAATACGCCCGGGAACACCTCCAGGAAGACGACACGATGGTTGTCATCCTGCCTGACCACGGCACCCGTTACTTGGGTAAGATTTACAACGATGATTGGATGCGGGAGCAAGGCTGGTTGTAAACCAAAACCTTATTTCAGCGTCTTTCCTTTGTTCCCGTTCGAGCTTTAGTGAAACCAAATTGTCTTATGTCGAAGAAGCTGCGCAGCATAGTACTGGTTGATGATAATGAAACCACTAGTTTCCTGAACAACCGCTTGCTTAGTCGTCTCGACGTTGCCGACCAAGTGCACACTTTTCGGAAAGCAGAGCAGGCATTTCAGTTTTTGTGGGGCGAAGAAAACGCGCCTGTTGCCCCTGATGCGGTACCCGCGCTGGTGTTCGTCGATTTGAAGATGCCGGGCATGGACGGTTTCGAGTTCCTGAAACTCTACGACGCCCTGCCCGATCAATCAAAAGCCAAAACGGTTATGGCGGTGCTCACCACTTCCATGCACGCCGCCGACACCGCCCGCGTAGCCCAATACCCGGACGTAGAATATCTGGCTAAGCCGCTAACCGAAGAGAAGATGGAAAAGCTGCTGAAAAAGCGTTTTTAACCTTCTGCCTTAAAACAGATTTCCTACCAAAAGAAAAGCCGCCCTTGTACTACAAGGGCGGCTTTTCTTTTGGTAGGAAATCCTTACACTACCGCCTCCACAAAGCGGAATGCTTCCCCATCAAACAGACCTTTGTCGCTCAACTTCAAGCTTGGGATAACCAACAAGGCCATAAAAGAGAGCGTCATAAACGGAGCCCCGAGCGGAGAGCCAAGCTGCCTCGACAGCGCATCAATAGCCGCATACGATTCCGCCACGCGGTAACCATCCTGCTCCGACATCAACCCGGCCACGGGCAGTGGTAGCACCAGTTCCTCCCCGTCGGCCCCAACAGCGGCTAAACCACCTTGGGCTTCCATCACCAAGTTTATGGCACGGGCCAAACTCTCATCATCGCAGCTAACGGCCGTAATATTATGCGAATCGTGGCCGACACTACTGGCTAGAGCGCCGTGCTTCAAGCCAAAGCCTCGGATGAAGGCCACCGCGGGCGGCGCCGGCTGATAGCGGTTCACAACGGTAAGCTTCAGAATATCTTGCGCCAGGTCAGGCACCACCAACCCATTTTCCACCCGGGCCGTCAGGTCGTGGCGAGCAGTGATAAGCTGCCCATCGAAGCACTCAATGACCCTGATAGTAGAGGGCTCGTTGGTTGGAGTGCGTAGTTGAAATTCTTGCGCGCTGACCGGACGAGCATGGAAGTTATTAACGATGCGGCCAGGTACCGAAGGAATTAGAGTGCTGCCGTTTTCAGCTACTAGCTCGCCGTTCAAGTATGTTTGGCGCACCTGAAAGTCCGTCAGGTTGTCTACTACAATGAAGTCAGCAGGGTCACCAACGTGGAGCAGGCCAACGGGCAAACGGTAATGCTCGACGGGGTTGCGGCAGGCCACGCGCAGCACTTTCAGCACGTCTTGTCCGCGAGCCACGGCGCGCTGTACTAGCTGATTGATGTGGCCGAGCACCAGCGTGTCGGGGTGCTTGTCGTCGGAGCAGAACATCATGTGCTCGTAGTGCTCCGGCAGCAAGTCAATCAGTGCGTCGAAGTTGCGGGCTGCGGAGCCTTCCCGAATCAGAATCTTCATGCCAACGGCCAGTTTGTCGAGGGCTTCTTCGGCCGTAAAGCATTCATGGTCGGTGCTGATGCCAGCCTCCGCATAGCGCTGGGCGTCGGCACCGCGCAAGCCGGGGGCGTGGCCGTCTACGGGGCGGCCGTACTGCTGCGCCAGCCGAATTTTCTCCATCACGCCTGCATCGCGGTTCAGCACGCCAGGCCAGTTCATCATCTCCGCCAAGTACCCGATTTCCGGGTTCTGAAACAATTGTTCGATGTCCTGCGCCGTTATTTCGGCACCAGCCGTTTCAAAAGGCGTGGCTGGCACACACGAGGGCGCCCCAAAGCAAAACTTGAACGGTACCTGTCGCCCACTTTCCAGCATGAATTCTACGCCCGCCACGCCAAGCACATTGCCAATCTCATGCGGGTCCGACACCGTGGCGACCGTGCCATGCACTACGGCCAGCCGGGCAAATTCTGCCGGTATTAGCAGTGAGCTTTCAATATGGACGTGGGCATCAACGAAACCTGGCAACGCATACGGCAAGCTCGGGTCGGGAGCGGAAGCACCCGTTGGCTCGATGGCCCGGATGCGGCCGTCGGCTACGTGTATAACGGCAGGGACTATCGTATTGGCAAACAGGTCGATGGCGTTGGCCTGTAAACTAAATTCAGCGGGCATAAGTTAGGGGAGAAGCTGTACAAGACTTGCCGCACAAGAGCGGCAGACGGGTAAAGAACCATATATTTGTTAAAATCTGCGTCAGTGAGAAAGATTGCCACTTACTTGATAACTGCCCTTTTCTTGGGCTCAGGCCTTGCTACCACGGGCTGTGCCAGCCGCACCCCGCAGCAGAAAAAGACTGCGTCGTATAAACGCAAGGCGGCTATAGGCAAAATCCCGTGCCCCTGCGATAGTCATTAGCGTAGCGATTATCCTTTAGCTTATTACTATTTATACTAGTTTATCTCTTTATTAGTGAAATTCATTTTATCGTGTTGTTCGCTGATAGTTATTCTATTGAGCTTAAGTGCTTCACCAGCATGGACCCAAGGTCAACATGTGGGGTTGACGGAGCAAGCAGTTGCAGGAAAGTATAAGCCAGGTCATTACACTTTGGCAGACGGTACCCGTCACGCTGGCAACATCCGTGTCTGGATGGACCGAGAGAAAAATGTTCTGCAGGTAGACAAAGGCAAAAAGCAAGAGCCTGCCAATCTATTTCCCACTGCTCTGCACAGTTTTGTTATTGGCCGTGATTCGTTCGCGGTAGTGCATCACTTCCGCATGCTGGATGAAACAGAAAAAAAGCCTTTTGAATCAGCTGATTTTGCTCGTGTCTTAATGTCTGGCAAAATTCAAATGTTAGAGCACAAGCGATTCGCTGGCTTCGACAGCAATCTAGGTGCAGGGCAATATTCGCGTAGTCCAAGCTTCTATACGACGAACTTGTTGAAACCAGCAACCGATACAATGCTGGTTGTAGTACCATATGCGGAAGAAAAGTTCGCCCGTTACATGGCGCCTATTTTTATTGATGCTGCAATTCTATGCCAGCAGATACGTGCGAAACAGGTTGGCCCAACAGATTTAAAGCGTATTCTGTATGCTTACTTGTTTAAGCGGGAGGTGACACAGGTGACTTATGAGGAGGCGAATACTATCTTTCGCGAATAATGCAAGTGATACACTTCCAGTAACGAGCCTTAGCTCATTTTACTTTCGCATTTAAGCGAGTTTGCTAGTATTCTTTATGCCTAGGCATAGATGCCATCGTGCTAGAGTAACAGCAAACTCATGCGCATTCTGCTTTTTCTATTCATAGTTACTTTGACAGCAGCGGCCCAAGCGCAACGCAAGCCCGCGGCTTTTCCTGCGACCACGCCTGCTTTAACCGAAGACCCGGCACTACATCGTGGATCTGGACACGCGGGCCGGTATCAGAGCAACGATGGCGCTTGGCATTCCGTGCAGATAGAAAGTTGGGAAAATGACCGGGTTTATTTGAGCGATGCAGGCAGCACATTCAAAGCGTATTTTCCCACAGAGCTGAGACGCTTCGTGACGATGGGTGACACCGTGGTGGCCGCGCGTGACCTGGTTGTAGTCACGCGCCACTTTCCCTTTAGACGGCGCCGTGGGTTGCTACCTGCAGCCTTCGGACGCCAGTTGTATCGGGACGGTGGTTTTCAGCTACTCACTTACGACCCACAGCGGCCTGCTACCTTGTTAACGGCGCTTTCCAGCCGGTTGCTGTTGCGGCAAGGACAAGGAGGATGGCAAATGCTGCCTACCAAAACGGCGAAGTTCAACCAACTTATGCTCAAGCTACTCGGCGACAACCCGGAGCTAGCTGCCGGGTTGCGGGCAAAGCAGTACCGCCCTCGCCGCGACGCCACGGAGTTGCTTGAACGCTACGTGTATTGGAAGATCCAGCAATCTTTACAATCCACAGCCCAACCGGCCCGTTAATTTTCCACTGATGTCTGCTTCAGCTCCTGAATCTCCTGTTGCTGCACTGCGTGCAGCCGCCGACGCCGTACGCCAGCAATTACGAGCTAACGCCTTTGATGCCGCTGCGGTGCAACAAGTAGCCGACTTCATCGAAGCGCAACGCCCCACCTTATCGGCTGCCAACCGGGAAGGCATAACAACAGCTCTCGGCTGCTTTTTGGGGCAATGCCTCGTTGAAACCTATAACGGCACCTGGGCGCAGGGCCCCGATGGTACGACCGGAGTAGGCATCAACCAGCAGCACTTCTTCAATCCGTTCTTCCGAATAGCGGAGCAACTAGACAAAGGCTTAGCTGAATCGGTTGTTGCTTTTTTTGCAGCAGTACCCATTCACCTAGAAAATCCAGGTCGTAGACAGTTGATTTCGTAAAATTCGCCCAAAAAAGTAGGGGCTAAACTCTACAGGTAGTAGATTAGAATAGTCTGGGGGTCTGTAAGCAGGGGGTTTGCAGCCATTTCAGATGAAATATTAACGCCTGTACCCATGCGCCATTTGCAAGAAGCGGCCGAAGCCGTACGAAAAAATCTTAACCTACCTCAGTTCGATGAAAAGGCCGTGCAAGCACTAGCCGATTTTATTGAGAATGAGCGCTCTAGTGTGCCGGCCGAAAGCCGCGAAGCAGTAGTAAATGCGTTGGGATGTTTTTTAGGCGAGTGTATCATCCGTAGCTTTGGGGCTGGTGGCGTGCTGACACGCGTGGCACCGCAGGTGTGCAGATCGGACAAAACTTCTTTTTGCATCCTCATTTCTTTATCGAACAACAGTTTAAGCGGGGAATGGCTGAGTCGGTAGCGGAGTTTTTTGCTTCATTGCCAACCAAGCTTCTGAACCCGTCACCGCGCAGAACCTGGATTCCGGTACCAGTACCGGTTTTCCGCCGACCGATGTAACTATGAGAAAAATCGTCATTGCCATCGACGGCTACTCCTCTTGCGGCAAAAGCACCACGGCCAAAGCCGTGGCCGCCGAGCTAGGATACGCCTACATCGACACCGGCGCCATGTACCGCGCCGTGACGCTGTATCTGCTCGAGAACAATATTCGCTTTGACGATTTGCCTCGCATAGAGCAGGCACTGCACGAGATGCACATCTCTTTCAAGCGCAACCGTAAAACGGGCCGCAACGAACTGTGCCTTGATGGGCACATTCGGGAAGATGAAATCCGGCAGATGCGTATTTCCAATTTGGTGAGTGAAGTATCGAGCATTCCGGCCGTGCGCCACGCCATGGTGGCGCAGCAGCAACGTATGGGCCGTAAGCGCGGGGTAGTGATGGATGGCCGCGACATCGGCACCACGGTTTTTCCGGACGCCGAAGTCAAAATATTTATGACGGCCGACGTCGTAACCCGCGCCGAGCGGCGGCAGGAAGAACTAGCTGTGAAGGGTGAAGAAGTGCCCGTGGAGGAGATAGTGGAAAACCTGCGCAAGCGCGACCACCTCGACTCCACCCGCACTGAAAGCCCGTTGCGCCGTGCGGCCGATGCCGTGATGCTTGACACCACGCACATGATGATCGACGAGCAGGTGGATTTTGTGTTGGAGCGTGTATCGGCTATGCTGTTTGCCTTGGCTTCCAGCGCCGACAATGAACGGAATGGCAACGAAGTGGTTGTATAAGATTAGCGTCTGATGCTTAGCGCGTAGTGCTTAGGCATCAGAATTGCGAGGGAAATTTATTCTAACACTACGCAGCAAGTACCACGCACCTACGCACCTAGAAATCCATGAACGTTACCATCGATAAGAATTCTGGCTATTGTTTTGGGGTCGAATTCGCCATTCAGATGGCAGAAGACGAACTGGCTCACGATGAAACCCTGTATTGCCTGGGCGACATCGTGCACAACCGCATGGAGGTGGAGCGCCTACACGAACAGGGCCTGCGGATCATCGACCGAGCTCAACTCGAGCAACTGCACGACTGCAAAGTGCTTATTCGGGCCCACGGCGAACCACCCGAAACCTATCAGCTGGCGCTTCGCAACAACATCGAGCTCATCGACGCTTCTTGCCCTGTAGTGCTCAAGCTGCAGAACCGCGTCAAGCATGCCTTCGATAGCACTCGGCGCCAAGATGGCCAAATCGTTATCTACGGCCAGCCTGGTCACGCAGAAGTAGCGGGGTTGAATGGCCAAACTGGCAACCGGGCCCTCATCGTCATGACGGAAGCCGACCTCGACCAAGTGGATTTTGCCCGGCCAGTTACGCTCTTCAGCCAGACTACTAAGAGTACGGCCGGGTTCTACCACATGAAGGCTGTTATTGAGGAGCGTATAAAAGCAGCGGGTGGCTCTCTGGATTCGTTTGATGCCAATGACAGCATCTGCCGCCAGGTAAGCAACCGGGAGCCCGCGCTGGCGAAATTCGCTGCCGTGCACGACGTAGTAATATTCGTGAGTGGCCGCAAAAGCTCAAACGGAAAGGCCTTATTTTCGGTGGTCAACAAAACCAACGAACGCAGCTACTTTGTCGAGAACGAGCTGGAAATCGACGAGGAGTGGTTTCACGGAGCTGAATCAGTTGGTATCTGCGGCGCTACAAGTACGCCTATGTGGCTGATGCAGCGCGTGAAGGAGCGCATCGAGCAAGTGCCAGAGGCAGTAGCCTAACACGTACATAAACAGTAAATAAGGGCTAAAAGACAAGGGGCTGGAATGGTTATTTCAGCTCCTTGTCTTTTAGCCCCTTGTCCATTTAACACAGTGCTACCTTCGCGTTATGCGCAAATATTTCAATTACTTTCTGAACGGCTTTCTTATTGTAGCACCTATCGGCCTGACCGGGTATATCCTGTACGCCGTGTTTCATTGGCTCGACAACTTATTTCCCAACTACGGCGTGCCAGGATTGGGGCTGCTCGGCGCGGTAGTGATAGTGACGATAATTGGGTATGTGGCAAAGTCGTTTATGGTGCGGCCTTTCCTGGTCATTGCCGAGCGGGTGCTGCACCGTACGCCCTTGGTCAGTATCATTTATTCTAGCCTCAAAGACCTGTTCGACGCCTTTGTGGGCGACAACCAGAAGTTCAATTCCCCTGTGCTGGCCCGGATGAACGCGCAGGATGAGGTCTACAAAATGGGATTCGTTACGCAAGACTCGATGCTGGCCATCAACCGTGAAGAGCTACTGGCCGTGTACTTTCCGCATTCCTACAACTTCTCTGGTGAGCTAGTACTGATGCCCGCTGCGAACATCACTTATCTAGATATGCCAAGCAGTGAGGTTATGAAGTTCATTGTGTCGGGCGGCGTCTCACGCTTGATTTAAGGGGTGCGCTGCGCTTGATGACGAAGGCGTTTCGGCAAGCTCGGCGTAACAGTTCTTCTCGTAGGGTAGTTGAAGTGGCTATGATCTGCAATAGCCACCGCCCATATGCCCACTAAGCTGCACTACCGCGCCTACGGCTCCGGGCCCCGCGTGATTCTGGCGTTCCATGGCTATGGGCAAGGCGAGGGACATTGGCGCACCCTAATCGGGGAACTAGGCCCGGACGTGACGGTGTATGCCTTCGACCTATTCTACCATGGCCGCAGCCGACTAGCCAAAGTAGATGCCCCGCTCACCAAGCAACGCCTAAGCGAGCTGTTGAGCGAGTTTCTGAAGACAAATAACATTGAAAGCTTCAGCCTGCTGGCGTTTAGCATGGGAGCCAAGTTTGCCCTCACCGCTGTCGAGAGCTTTCCAAGCCGCGTACAACGTGTATGGCTAATTGCGCCGGATGGGCTGCAGCGGCAATTTTGGTATTCGTTGGCTACGTATCCGCCTTGGATGCGCGGAGTGCTGGGCCGCGCCGTGTTGCGGCCTCAGCGGCTCTTGCAGTTCTTAGGCACGCTCGAACAACGCCGCTTAGTACCCTCCAACCTCGTGCGCTTTGCCGAATGGCAGCTAGAGAGCCGTGAGAAACGATTGCGCGTGTACCGCAGCTGGGTTGGTTTCCGGCTGCTGACCTTCAGCTTGCGCGGCTTAGCACAACTGCTAAACCGCCGTCCGACACCCGTCACTTTCTTCCTGGGTCGTCACGACCAAGTGATTCCGCACGCCGGTTTGCAGCGGTTCATTGGTTTGCTGCAAGGGGCCGAAACTATAGTGCTAGAAGCAGGCCACGCGGGGCTTATCTACAACGTAGCGGCGTATCTGCGGCGGCATCCCGAAGTCAGGGTGTAGCGCGAAACAGGTTACGACAGGTCCGGTTGGGGGCGGAATACTTTGTTGTCAATGGAATGCCTGCCAGGACCCTTGATCATAAAAAATAAGAGCAGGCCCAAAACAAGTAAGGACAGCCAAAGCTCCGTGTTGCCTGTATTGACCCCGCGTTGTGGGTTGACTACTAACGCCGCGCCAAACACAATAGGCATTTGGCACAGAAGCGCCAGCCGGGTCAATGCGCCGAAGGCAATCATTAAGCCACCGAGCATATGCACAATGCTAAAGAAGAGCGGCGCTTTGCTTAGCTCGCCTAGGCTTTGCTGCTGGCTCAGGAGGTAGTACACGTCACTACTTTTGCTCAGGAACGAGACGCCTTTGATGAACAGAAACAAGCCCAACAGAATGCGTAATGCATCCATCCAGACGGGGTTGCTGGCGCTGTTTTTCGTTCTGTGTCCGGCGGGGTGGGTGGGAGTGGAGAGTGCCATGACTTTTTCGTGTAAGAAGGTGGGAGGAATGTCGTAGGCTAGATCGGGACGGCATTGGATACCTGTAATTTATTGCTTTTTATTTCAATAAGTTACTGCTCGCTGCTACTCTAATTCTCGCTCATACAGCTGAAAGCTGACCTCATCAAACGTCACAAACACCACTTCTTGCGGCAAGTCGTGCTGCTCTAAAAATGCCCGCACCTCCCGCACGGCAATAGCAGTGGCTTCCGCTTTCGGGTAGCGATACACACCGGTGCTAATGCTAGAGAAAGCTATGCTATGAAGCTGATTTTCAGCCGCCAAGTTCAGGCTGTTGCGGTAGCAATTGGCCAGCAGTTCGGGCTCCTGCTTGTGTCCTCCGTTCCAGACTGGCCCTACCGTATGAATGACGTGCCGGGCAGGCAGCCGGCCTGCGGTGGTGATAACTGCCTTGCCTGTGGATAGGCCTTTGCCGTAATGACCAGCCCGCAAGCGGCGGCAAGCTTCCAAGATTTCGGGGCCGCCAGCGCGGTGAATGGCCCCGTCAACGCCGCCACCCCGAGTAAGCTGGAATTAGCTGCATTCACAATAGCGTCGGTATCAACGCCCGTAATGTCGCCGCGGTACAGCAAGATACGGCCGTAAGACTTGGCTTCGGCACGCCAAGCAGCAGTGGTAGGGGAGGTAGGCATAAGTAGTCGGGTTTGGATAAGTTTCATACGCGCCAGCCAACTCATGGGCTGCGGTTGAGCAGCCGTTTTCGGTGCTTGAGTGGCTTGAATTGCAGCTTGGGAAAGGTATTATAGTAAGAACGTAACAGAAGCCATACGTTTAGGCATCAATCAACTACACGCTACTTCCGCCATGGAAACTCCTGACCGTGATCCGCAACTTTGGTACATCGCGAAAGACCGCGCCAAATTCAAGGCGCACTTGGTGACATACATCTTGGTGAATGCGCTGCTTTGGGCAATCTGGGCTCTAACTGGGTTCGAGTCTGTGCCTATGCCGTGGCCGCTATGGGTAGGGGCTTTTTGGGGGTTTGGATTACTGCTGCGAGGAATCCGGGCCTATGCAGGCATCGGAGAAGAACAACAAACCGAGCGCGAATACGAAAACTTAATTCGCCAACGCCGGCAGTAAGCAATGACGGACCGAGAACTAAGTATCGGTAGCTTGCTCTGATGCCGTGCGTGCCGCAGTAAAATAATGCCGTTTAACATGCAGCAACTTTCCAACCAAGTCGGTGGTTAAGTGGCTGCATGAAAACACACCGCTTGCTCCCTCTTTTGTTGCTAGCCCCGCTGGCTCTTCTTTCCTCTGCTCCCGACCGGCCTTTGGCGGCCGCCGATGCCAACCTAAGTAAAATCAAACTGCCTGCTGGCTTCAGCATCACGTACTTTGCGCAAAACGTGAAAAGTGCCCGGGAGCTGGCTGTCGGGCCCGATGGCACAGTGTACGTGGGCAGCCGCGACGCCGGGAAAGTATACGCCTTGCCCGACCGTAACAAGGATGGCAAAGCCGACGAAGTAATTACCATTGCCAACGGCCTGAACGGCCCGAATGGCGTAGCCGTCCGCAACGGTTCCTTGTACGTGGCCGAAGTCAACCGCATCACGCGCTACGACAACATTGCCCAGAAGCTCAAGCAGCCGCCCAAGCCCGTTCTGGTGTTCGACCAATTGCTCAACAACGAGTGGCACGGCTACCGCTACATTGCTTTCGGGCCCGACGGTAAGCTCTACGTGCCGGTAGGTGCGCCTTGCAACACCTGCATTCCCTCGGAACCCGTTATCGGCACCATCACCCGCATGAACGCCGATGGTACCGGCCAAGAGGTATTCGCTCAAGGGGTGCGCAACACCGTTGGCTTCGATTGGAGCCCCGTGGACAAAGTGCTGTGGTTCACCGATAACGGCCGCGACCAACTCGGCGACAACTTGCCCGCCGACGAATTGAACCGTGCCCCCAACGCCGGTTTACACTTCGGCTTCCCTTACTTTTTTGCCGGCGACGTGCCCGACCCAGAATTCGGCCAAGGTCGTTCTGCGGCTACCTATACCAAGCCGGCCCGCAAACTCGGACCACACGTAGCGGCTCTGGGGATGAAGTTTTACACCGGCAAGAAGTTTCCAGCTACCTACCGCAACCAGATTTTCATTCCTGAGCACGGTTCCTGGAACCGCAGCAGCAAGCTCGGCTACCGGATTTCGCTGGTCCGCCTCGATGCAAGCGGCAAACAAGCCAAGAGCTACGAAACCTTCGCTGAAGGCTGGTTGCAAGGCCAAAAGTCGTGGGGGCGCCCCGTGTGTTTGCTCGTTCTTCCCGATGGTTCGATGCTGGTCTCCGACGACCTGAACGATGCCGTGTACCGGATCAGCTACAAAGGGTGAAACACCCCTTAAGCGAGAGTTCCACTTTGTAGTTGCAAGCACTGTTGCACTTGCTGATCAAGTAATTTTCTGCAGCGGTGATACCTGCGAAGTGGAACTTCCCGTTACATTACGGTCATGAAAAAACAGCGGGTTCCGAAGCGTGTACTGGGACGGTTGGAACTGGTGGATTTTCCCAAGTTTCAATTGTGGGGAGTGGAGGCCAAAGTGGATACCGGCGCCTATACAAGCGCTATTCACTGCTCGGACATACAGGTAATAACCGGATCTAACGGTAAGCCTTGTCTTCGCGTGTTACTTTTGGACCCTTCTCACCCCAACTTCGACGGCACGTTAATGGAGTTCACCGAATTTTCGCTTCGGGATATCAAAAGCTCCAACGGTGATGCGCAGGAACGCTATGTTATTCAAGCAGTTCTGCGGTTATTTGGGGAAGATTTCGACACTGAATTTTCTTTATCCGACCGATCCGACATGAAATATCCCGTGCTACTCGGGCGGCGCCTGCTCCGGCATGGAAGTTTCGTAGTAGATGTAGCCCGGCGTAATATGTCGTATAAGGCTCAACTAGCGGCTAAGCCCTCG contains:
- a CDS encoding response regulator, translated to MSKKLRSIVLVDDNETTSFLNNRLLSRLDVADQVHTFRKAEQAFQFLWGEENAPVAPDAVPALVFVDLKMPGMDGFEFLKLYDALPDQSKAKTVMAVLTTSMHAADTARVAQYPDVEYLAKPLTEEKMEKLLKKRF
- the ade gene encoding adenine deaminase, with product MPAEFSLQANAIDLFANTIVPAVIHVADGRIRAIEPTGASAPDPSLPYALPGFVDAHVHIESSLLIPAEFARLAVVHGTVATVSDPHEIGNVLGVAGVEFMLESGRQVPFKFCFGAPSCVPATPFETAGAEITAQDIEQLFQNPEIGYLAEMMNWPGVLNRDAGVMEKIRLAQQYGRPVDGHAPGLRGADAQRYAEAGISTDHECFTAEEALDKLAVGMKILIREGSAARNFDALIDLLPEHYEHMMFCSDDKHPDTLVLGHINQLVQRAVARGQDVLKVLRVACRNPVEHYRLPVGLLHVGDPADFIVVDNLTDFQVRQTYLNGELVAENGSTLIPSVPGRIVNNFHARPVSAQEFQLRTPTNEPSTIRVIECFDGQLITARHDLTARVENGLVVPDLAQDILKLTVVNRYQPAPPAVAFIRGFGLKHGALASSVGHDSHNITAVSCDDESLARAINLVMEAQGGLAAVGADGEELVLPLPVAGLMSEQDGYRVAESYAAIDALSRQLGSPLGAPFMTLSFMALLVIPSLKLSDKGLFDGEAFRFVEAVV
- the cmk gene encoding (d)CMP kinase; its protein translation is MRKIVIAIDGYSSCGKSTTAKAVAAELGYAYIDTGAMYRAVTLYLLENNIRFDDLPRIEQALHEMHISFKRNRKTGRNELCLDGHIREDEIRQMRISNLVSEVSSIPAVRHAMVAQQQRMGRKRGVVMDGRDIGTTVFPDAEVKIFMTADVVTRAERRQEELAVKGEEVPVEEIVENLRKRDHLDSTRTESPLRRAADAVMLDTTHMMIDEQVDFVLERVSAMLFALASSADNERNGNEVVV
- a CDS encoding 4-hydroxy-3-methylbut-2-enyl diphosphate reductase, giving the protein MNVTIDKNSGYCFGVEFAIQMAEDELAHDETLYCLGDIVHNRMEVERLHEQGLRIIDRAQLEQLHDCKVLIRAHGEPPETYQLALRNNIELIDASCPVVLKLQNRVKHAFDSTRRQDGQIVIYGQPGHAEVAGLNGQTGNRALIVMTEADLDQVDFARPVTLFSQTTKSTAGFYHMKAVIEERIKAAGGSLDSFDANDSICRQVSNREPALAKFAAVHDVVIFVSGRKSSNGKALFSVVNKTNERSYFVENELEIDEEWFHGAESVGICGATSTPMWLMQRVKERIEQVPEAVA
- a CDS encoding DUF502 domain-containing protein, producing MRKYFNYFLNGFLIVAPIGLTGYILYAVFHWLDNLFPNYGVPGLGLLGAVVIVTIIGYVAKSFMVRPFLVIAERVLHRTPLVSIIYSSLKDLFDAFVGDNQKFNSPVLARMNAQDEVYKMGFVTQDSMLAINREELLAVYFPHSYNFSGELVLMPAANITYLDMPSSEVMKFIVSGGVSRLI
- a CDS encoding alpha/beta fold hydrolase — its product is MPTKLHYRAYGSGPRVILAFHGYGQGEGHWRTLIGELGPDVTVYAFDLFYHGRSRLAKVDAPLTKQRLSELLSEFLKTNNIESFSLLAFSMGAKFALTAVESFPSRVQRVWLIAPDGLQRQFWYSLATYPPWMRGVLGRAVLRPQRLLQFLGTLEQRRLVPSNLVRFAEWQLESREKRLRVYRSWVGFRLLTFSLRGLAQLLNRRPTPVTFFLGRHDQVIPHAGLQRFIGLLQGAETIVLEAGHAGLIYNVAAYLRRHPEVRV
- a CDS encoding DoxX family protein; translation: MALSTPTHPAGHRTKNSASNPVWMDALRILLGLFLFIKGVSFLSKSSDVYYLLSQQQSLGELSKAPLFFSIVHMLGGLMIAFGALTRLALLCQMPIVFGAALVVNPQRGVNTGNTELWLSLLVLGLLLFFMIKGPGRHSIDNKVFRPQPDLS
- a CDS encoding macro domain-containing protein, whose product is MEACRRLRAGHYGKGLSTGKAVITTAGRLPARHVIHTVGPVWNGGHKQEPELLANCYRNSLNLAAENQLHSIAFSSISTGVYRYPKAEATAIAVREVRAFLEQHDLPQEVVFVTFDEVSFQLYERELE
- a CDS encoding 2TM domain-containing protein — its product is METPDRDPQLWYIAKDRAKFKAHLVTYILVNALLWAIWALTGFESVPMPWPLWVGAFWGFGLLLRGIRAYAGIGEEQQTEREYENLIRQRRQ